A genomic segment from Streptomyces sp. NBC_00459 encodes:
- a CDS encoding isochorismatase family protein, producing MSSVPGTVGGGAQEEDYERAGLAGRLTPGASPALLLVDPARAYVDPACPLYAGAGAEGAAEAMKELLSVARRAGIPVIVTRVLLRPDGSDAGVFYRKVPSLRAFTAGSPYADFIDGLAPTEAELTVTKQYPSAFFGTDLSTYLTSHGIDTLLIGGLTTSGCVRATALDAMQHGFVPVVVEEAVGDRDAGVHAANLFDIRHKIGEVWGMAQVAEYLPRGGM from the coding sequence GTGAGTTCGGTACCGGGAACAGTGGGCGGCGGGGCTCAGGAGGAGGACTATGAACGGGCGGGCCTGGCCGGACGGCTGACCCCCGGCGCCTCCCCCGCCCTCCTCCTCGTGGACCCGGCCCGGGCGTACGTCGATCCGGCCTGCCCCCTCTACGCGGGGGCGGGCGCGGAGGGTGCCGCCGAGGCCATGAAGGAGCTGCTGTCCGTCGCCCGCCGGGCCGGAATCCCGGTGATCGTGACGCGCGTCCTGCTGCGCCCCGACGGCAGCGACGCGGGTGTCTTCTACCGCAAGGTGCCGAGCCTGCGGGCTTTCACGGCGGGCAGCCCGTACGCCGACTTCATCGACGGACTGGCGCCCACGGAGGCGGAGTTGACGGTGACGAAGCAGTACCCGAGCGCCTTCTTCGGCACCGACCTGTCCACGTACCTCACCTCCCACGGCATCGACACCCTCCTCATCGGCGGCCTGACGACCAGCGGCTGCGTACGCGCGACGGCGCTCGACGCCATGCAGCACGGGTTCGTCCCGGTGGTGGTCGAGGAGGCGGTGGGCGACCGGGACGCCGGGGTGCACGCGGCGAATCTGTTCGACATCCGGCACAAGATCGGTGAGGTTTGGGGCATGGCCCAGGTGGCGGAGTACCTGCCCCGGGGCGGCATGTAA
- the rutA gene encoding pyrimidine utilization protein A, which translates to MDIGVFIPIGNNGWLISKSAPQYLPSFDLNKAIVQKAEAHDLDFALSMIKLKGFGGETEFWDHNLESFTLMAGLAAVTDRIKLYASTPILALPPAIVARMAVTVDSIAPGRFGINIVTGWAPGEYSQMGLWPGDDHFGNRYARAVEYVTVMKDLWRDGVSNFKGEFYEMDDCVLSPRPADGHIDIVAAGQSGTGMKFAAEHAEYNFILGSGVNTPTALAGSTATLVEEAERTGRNVGALSLFMIISAETDEEAQAKWQDYHDNADRAALAYMAGETATDTTSTGTSTARTIALPEGAVNFNMGTLVGSYESVARMLDEVAEVEGTKGIMLVFDDFLEGLENFGTRIQPLMKSRAGRGSS; encoded by the coding sequence ATGGACATCGGCGTTTTCATCCCCATCGGCAACAACGGCTGGCTGATCTCGAAGAGTGCTCCCCAGTACCTGCCGAGCTTCGACCTCAACAAGGCGATCGTGCAGAAGGCGGAGGCCCACGACCTGGACTTCGCCCTCTCCATGATCAAGCTGAAGGGCTTCGGCGGCGAGACGGAGTTCTGGGACCACAACCTTGAGTCGTTCACGCTGATGGCGGGCCTGGCGGCGGTCACCGACCGCATCAAGCTCTACGCCTCGACACCGATCCTGGCCCTGCCCCCGGCGATCGTCGCGCGCATGGCGGTCACGGTCGACTCGATCGCCCCCGGCCGCTTCGGCATCAACATCGTGACGGGCTGGGCCCCCGGCGAGTACTCCCAGATGGGCCTGTGGCCCGGCGACGACCACTTCGGCAACCGCTACGCGCGAGCCGTCGAGTACGTCACCGTGATGAAGGACCTGTGGCGCGACGGCGTCAGCAACTTCAAGGGCGAGTTCTACGAGATGGACGACTGCGTCCTCTCCCCGCGCCCGGCGGACGGACACATCGACATCGTCGCGGCCGGACAGAGCGGCACCGGCATGAAGTTCGCCGCGGAGCACGCCGAGTACAACTTCATCCTGGGCAGCGGCGTCAACACCCCGACGGCGCTGGCCGGCAGCACGGCGACGCTGGTCGAGGAGGCGGAACGTACGGGCCGGAACGTGGGAGCCCTCTCACTCTTCATGATCATATCGGCGGAGACGGACGAAGAAGCCCAGGCCAAGTGGCAGGACTACCACGACAACGCCGACCGCGCGGCGCTGGCGTACATGGCGGGCGAGACGGCCACGGACACGACGTCCACCGGAACGTCGACCGCGCGGACGATCGCGCTGCCCGAGGGCGCGGTGAACTTCAACATGGGCACGCTGGTCGGCTCGTACGAGAGCGTGGCGAGAATGCTCGACGAGGTCGCCGAGGTGGAAGGCACCAAGGGCATCATGCTGGTCTTCGACGACTTCCTGGAGGGCCTGGAGAACTTCGGGACGCGCATTCAGCCGCTGATGAAGTCCCGTGCGGGGAGGGGGAGTTCGTAG
- a CDS encoding SpoIIE family protein phosphatase has translation MNARLDLLGSVDPGVAESEVFRLALQHAVAELGALGGTIHLRGPMSALRLVSATGLPTALTGPWEIIDQEGPLAPARALYEDSHDGPGVWIPGVAADGADPTVPICPSSAPIPGSGLAAVPVIRRDRSIGALTVITGDHHEPTPAHWRFLRAVVAWAEERMVQAPLPAGPVHSEMSGDRLRQALKEVRVGSWDWHIKNGELIWDEAAMELYGTRPEEYTARVENWMRCVHPDDLGPTLALVDQAIRGHSVFEAEYRVRAFDGTYGWHQARGRATYDEHGEPLRMIGMGWDSNESRTARDALSRALRHMSDGFLAVDDAWRITFANLEAERTLGLSEEELFGRVLWDLPTVRELPDLERRCRKAAAEDKSVGFDIRVPGTGRRHHLRLVPGPDGRTLYLQDVTEKRRHEEERRAAEYDAAERAARIAELTAALAKATTSRDVVDAVARRVLPPFAAAGLIVQTIEDDRLCTVGAIGYDDSFLNRISDAPLTPGWPSCDVIITETPAFYSSPEEFAAHYPPLARLPRHSGKSAWAFLPLTASGNTFGVCSVSFDRPRGFNDEERTLLTTISALVAQALARARLYDDERSRSRELQRALLPSELPDLPACTAAARYLPAAQGVDVGGDWYDIIPLSGGQVALVVGDVMGHGLPQAATMGRLRTAVHTLADLELPPDEIMSHLNDIVGNMGEESYVTCLYALYDSITQTCSITRAGHPPPAVVHPDGTVYFPALTADPPLGAAEPPFETVELKVPEGSLLVLYTDGLVESSKREIDEGMGQLARLLRGAYEAGTEGDLEGLCDTLTAGLLPAEQPNADDAALLIARLHALTGDRVASWPLPEDPRAAGQARRHVREQLSAWGLDDLTPTTELLASELVGNVVRHAKGPVQLRLLHGAELICEVFDGSLTMPRIRRATETDEGGRGLQLITALSQRWGTRYTPTGKCIWTEQALQPPAGGHGEAPGDAMELMFLNPGEFDDIPELRGLGDLN, from the coding sequence ATGAACGCACGGCTGGATCTGCTCGGCTCGGTGGACCCCGGTGTCGCTGAGAGCGAGGTCTTCCGGCTGGCCCTCCAGCACGCGGTGGCGGAGCTGGGCGCGCTCGGGGGAACCATTCACCTCCGAGGCCCCATGTCGGCCCTGCGGCTGGTTTCGGCCACCGGTCTGCCCACGGCTCTCACCGGCCCCTGGGAGATCATCGACCAGGAGGGCCCGCTGGCTCCGGCCCGCGCCCTGTACGAGGACAGTCACGACGGCCCCGGGGTGTGGATCCCCGGAGTGGCGGCCGACGGCGCCGACCCCACGGTCCCCATCTGCCCGTCCAGCGCGCCCATCCCGGGCAGCGGACTCGCCGCCGTGCCCGTCATCCGCCGTGACCGCAGTATCGGCGCCCTCACCGTCATCACGGGCGACCACCACGAACCGACGCCCGCGCACTGGCGGTTCCTGCGGGCCGTCGTCGCCTGGGCCGAGGAACGCATGGTCCAGGCGCCGTTGCCGGCCGGTCCCGTGCACTCCGAGATGAGCGGCGACCGGCTCCGCCAGGCGCTCAAGGAGGTCCGCGTCGGGTCGTGGGACTGGCACATCAAGAACGGTGAACTCATCTGGGACGAAGCCGCGATGGAGCTGTACGGCACCCGCCCCGAGGAGTACACCGCCCGCGTCGAGAACTGGATGCGCTGCGTCCACCCCGACGACCTCGGACCGACCCTCGCCCTCGTCGACCAGGCGATCCGCGGCCACTCGGTGTTCGAGGCCGAGTACCGCGTACGGGCCTTCGACGGCACGTACGGCTGGCACCAGGCGCGCGGCCGGGCGACGTACGACGAGCACGGCGAGCCCCTGCGGATGATCGGCATGGGCTGGGACAGCAATGAGTCGCGGACCGCCCGGGACGCCCTCAGCCGTGCCCTGCGGCACATGAGCGACGGGTTCCTGGCGGTCGACGACGCCTGGCGGATCACCTTCGCCAACCTGGAGGCAGAACGCACCCTCGGCCTCTCCGAGGAGGAGCTGTTCGGGCGGGTCCTGTGGGACCTGCCGACCGTGCGGGAACTGCCCGATCTGGAGCGGCGCTGCCGGAAGGCCGCCGCCGAGGACAAGTCGGTCGGCTTCGACATACGCGTGCCCGGCACCGGTCGCCGCCACCACCTGCGACTGGTCCCGGGCCCCGACGGCCGCACCCTCTACCTCCAGGACGTCACCGAGAAGCGGCGGCACGAGGAGGAACGGCGGGCCGCCGAGTACGACGCGGCCGAACGCGCCGCCCGCATCGCGGAGTTGACCGCCGCGCTCGCCAAGGCGACGACCTCGCGGGACGTCGTCGACGCGGTCGCCCGGCGCGTACTGCCGCCGTTCGCCGCAGCCGGCCTCATCGTCCAGACCATCGAGGACGACCGTCTGTGCACCGTCGGAGCCATCGGCTACGACGACAGCTTCCTCAACCGGATCAGCGACGCCCCGCTGACGCCCGGCTGGCCCAGCTGCGACGTGATCATCACCGAGACGCCCGCGTTCTACTCGTCCCCGGAGGAGTTCGCCGCCCACTATCCCCCGCTGGCCCGCCTGCCCCGGCACAGCGGCAAATCGGCCTGGGCGTTCCTGCCGCTGACCGCCTCCGGCAACACCTTCGGCGTCTGCTCGGTCAGCTTCGACCGCCCGCGTGGTTTCAACGACGAGGAACGCACCCTCCTCACCACCATCAGCGCCCTGGTCGCCCAGGCCCTGGCCCGCGCCCGCCTCTACGACGACGAGCGCAGCCGCTCCCGCGAACTCCAACGCGCCCTGCTGCCGAGCGAGTTGCCCGACCTGCCCGCCTGCACGGCCGCCGCCCGCTACCTTCCCGCCGCCCAGGGCGTGGACGTCGGCGGCGACTGGTACGACATCATCCCGCTCTCCGGCGGCCAGGTCGCCCTCGTCGTCGGCGACGTCATGGGCCACGGCCTGCCCCAGGCGGCCACCATGGGCCGGCTGCGCACCGCCGTCCACACCCTCGCCGACCTCGAACTGCCCCCCGACGAGATCATGAGCCACCTCAACGACATCGTCGGCAACATGGGCGAGGAGTCGTACGTCACCTGCCTGTACGCCCTCTACGACTCCATCACGCAGACCTGCTCCATCACCCGCGCCGGCCATCCCCCGCCGGCGGTCGTCCACCCCGACGGCACGGTGTACTTCCCGGCCCTCACCGCCGACCCGCCCCTCGGCGCGGCCGAACCACCCTTCGAGACCGTCGAGTTGAAGGTCCCCGAGGGCAGCCTGCTGGTGCTGTACACGGACGGTCTGGTCGAGTCGTCCAAGCGGGAGATCGACGAGGGCATGGGCCAACTGGCCCGCCTGTTAAGAGGTGCTTACGAGGCCGGTACGGAAGGGGACCTCGAAGGACTCTGCGACACACTCACCGCGGGACTGCTCCCCGCCGAGCAGCCGAACGCGGACGACGCGGCACTTCTGATCGCCCGGCTGCACGCCCTGACGGGCGACCGGGTCGCCTCCTGGCCGCTGCCCGAGGACCCGAGGGCGGCCGGACAGGCCCGCCGCCATGTCCGCGAGCAGCTCTCCGCCTGGGGCCTGGACGACCTCACGCCCACCACTGAGCTGCTGGCCAGCGAGCTGGTCGGCAACGTCGTACGGCACGCCAAGGGCCCCGTCCAACTCCGGCTGCTGCACGGCGCCGAGCTGATCTGCGAGGTCTTCGACGGCAGCCTGACGATGCCCCGTATCCGCCGCGCGACCGAGACCGACGAGGGCGGGCGGGGGCTGCAGCTGATCACCGCGCTGTCCCAGCGGTGGGGGACGCGTTACACGCCGACCGGTAAGTGCATCTGGACGGAGCAGGCGCTTCAGCCTCCGGCGGGCGGGCACGGTGAAGCGCCCGGTGACGCGATGGAGTTGATGTTTCTGAACCCGGGGGAGTTCGACGACATTCCGGAGTTGAGAGGGCTCGGGGATCTGAACTGA
- a CDS encoding calcium-binding protein, with amino-acid sequence MRTHRRTATATTTALALTFALGAAALTAHSAQAATPSAGSLRHTGGELWYKGASGQTNKLTVSMTIETRDNEFDAYYILTFRDRAPIAIDRSAADNDECVYPSATDHTVARCAVGVPAGSDDSDIYDVDLGDGNDTATIAADNTAYATIYGGKGNDVLRGTSWDVLYGQDGNDHLNGGGGVWGLGADGGAGNDVLTGCSTACHGGAGNDSLTGGTDGDGDENALYGDAGNDVLRGKSGADFLYGGKGNDRLYGDTGNDTLYGNSGNDVLHGGPGRDTLSGGPGSDKVYQN; translated from the coding sequence ATGCGTACACACAGAAGGACCGCCACCGCGACAACCACCGCTCTCGCCCTCACCTTCGCCCTCGGCGCGGCCGCGCTCACGGCCCACTCCGCCCAGGCGGCCACGCCGAGCGCGGGCTCGCTGCGCCACACGGGCGGCGAGCTCTGGTACAAGGGCGCCTCGGGCCAGACCAACAAGCTGACGGTCTCGATGACGATCGAGACCCGTGACAACGAGTTCGACGCCTACTACATCCTCACCTTCCGGGACCGTGCCCCCATCGCCATCGACAGGAGCGCGGCGGACAACGACGAGTGCGTGTACCCGTCGGCGACCGACCACACGGTCGCCCGCTGTGCGGTCGGTGTCCCGGCGGGCTCCGACGACTCCGACATCTACGACGTCGACCTGGGCGACGGAAACGACACCGCGACGATCGCCGCCGACAACACCGCCTACGCCACGATCTACGGCGGCAAGGGCAACGACGTTCTACGGGGCACCAGTTGGGACGTGCTCTACGGCCAGGACGGCAACGACCACCTCAACGGCGGGGGCGGGGTCTGGGGCCTCGGAGCGGACGGCGGTGCCGGTAACGACGTCCTCACCGGGTGCTCGACCGCGTGCCACGGCGGCGCCGGGAACGACTCGCTCACCGGCGGTACGGACGGGGACGGCGACGAGAACGCGCTGTACGGCGACGCCGGCAACGACGTCCTGCGCGGAAAGTCCGGCGCCGACTTCCTCTACGGCGGCAAGGGCAACGACCGCCTGTACGGCGACACCGGCAACGACACGCTCTACGGCAACAGCGGCAACGACGTCCTGCACGGCGGCCCCGGCAGGGACACCCTCTCGGGCGGCCCGGGCAGCGACAAGGTCTACCAGAACTAG